The sequence TCATCGGTGCCGCGTGGACCCGGTAGTGTCGTCGATCACCGTCCTCGTCGTAGTGGACGTGCTCGACGGCTGCCGGTTCACCCGTTGCCGTCACGTCTGCGATCGGGCAGGGAACGGCGTCGTCGCCTTCGTCACACGGCCGATCACGACGATGGGTCACCTCGTAGCAGGCGTCACCTGGGTCGACGTCGGCCCGCGAGTTCATCCACTCGACGGTGTAGTCCTCGACGTCGAGGACGTAGAAGGGATACGGCAGGCTCTCGATCGCCTCGGCGAAGAACGACCGCTCGGCCTCGAGTCGTCGTTCGACCGCCCGGCGGTCGGTGACGTCGATGCCGACGCCGACTACTCGTGTCGGCTCGCCCGCGTCGTCGGTGTGGACCGTCGCTCGAGCCAGCACCCAGAGCGACTCGTCGTCGTCTCGTTGTAGCCGAAACTCGTGTTCGAATCCGTCCGCCGTCTCGAGTGCCTCGCAGACGACTTCCTCGGTGAGATCGCGGTCGTCCGGGTGAATCCGTTCGACGAACGCCTCGTCGGTCCCCTCGAACGAGCCAGGCTCGAGTCCGAGCAGTTCCTCCATCGATTCGTCCCAGACGACCCGATCGGTCTCGAGGTTCCACTCCCAGACGCCGGCGTCGGCGGCCTCGAGCGCGAGTGAGAGTCGCCGTTCGGTCTCCTCGAGAGCCCGCGTTCGACGATGTCGTTCGGTCACGTCGACGAGGTAGCCCAGCCGGTGGCTGATCTCGCCGTCGACGCGACGGTTGGTCGTGAAGTCGAGCACCCATTTTACCTCACCGTCGGCGGTGACGACCCGGTACGGCTCGTGGCGAAAGCGGTCGGTGTCGGGATCGCTGTTGGCCTCGACCTCCGCCCAGACGCGGTCACGGTCGTCCTCGTGGATCACGTCGGCGAACGAGCGCTCGCCAGAGCGAAACGACTCCGGGTCGTAGCCGAAGACCGACGCGACGTTGTCCGAGACGAACTCGACCGGCCAGCCCGGCTCCTCTCGCCAGCGAAAGACGACTGCCGGCCCCTGCTCGAACGCCGCCCGCTCCTCCGCGAGCGTCCGCTCGAGTCGCTCCCGGTCACGGACGTCGCTCGCGATTCCGACGAGGGCCGTAATCCGATCATCCCCGACGACCGGGCGGATCGTCGTCGGCCACGGGAGCGTCTCCTCACCTCCTTCGAGTCCGGGTTCGTACTCGACGGGCTCGCGTCGCTCGAGACACGCCCTGAGCGTCGCTTCGAGACGGCTCCCGCGTCGGTCGCCGTACAGTCCTGTCGGCGTCTCGCCGCGAGCGTCGCTCCCGATCCCCGTGATAGACGCGTACACCTCGTTCGTGTGCGCAAGCGAGATCGTCGGCGACGCCTCACCTTCG is a genomic window of Natrarchaeobaculum aegyptiacum containing:
- a CDS encoding sensor histidine kinase, with product MADRQVVGSDDEDGYNSDGARPLGPVCETVLEGVDDAVVVFDVQYPRDEDTEGEASPTISLAHTNEVYASITGIGSDARGETPTGLYGDRRGSRLEATLRACLERREPVEYEPGLEGGEETLPWPTTIRPVVGDDRITALVGIASDVRDRERLERTLAEERAAFEQGPAVVFRWREEPGWPVEFVSDNVASVFGYDPESFRSGERSFADVIHEDDRDRVWAEVEANSDPDTDRFRHEPYRVVTADGEVKWVLDFTTNRRVDGEISHRLGYLVDVTERHRRTRALEETERRLSLALEAADAGVWEWNLETDRVVWDESMEELLGLEPGSFEGTDEAFVERIHPDDRDLTEEVVCEALETADGFEHEFRLQRDDDESLWVLARATVHTDDAGEPTRVVGVGIDVTDRRAVERRLEAERSFFAEAIESLPYPFYVLDVEDYTVEWMNSRADVDPGDACYEVTHRRDRPCDEGDDAVPCPIADVTATGEPAAVEHVHYDEDGDRRHYRVHAAPMTDEDGTVTKIAESNIDITERVASERRLESQRDNLKLLNEVVRHDIRNDLQLIQAYADALEDHVDEAGSDRLEVVDESVQNAVELTKTARDLAEVMLQTDVDGTCVRVDRALEGQLEEIRSAHPEASVVVEGPLPETSVVGDQMLDAVFRNLLSNAIQHNDAPVPEVRVAVSADEHSAADDPDTVTIEVADNGPGVPDDQKAAIFGRGEKGLESAGTGLGLYLVQTLIDRYDGEVRVEDNEPRGAVFVVELPVADPATVR